The Cyclopterus lumpus isolate fCycLum1 chromosome 1, fCycLum1.pri, whole genome shotgun sequence sequence GCTGTTTAAACCAAAATGCTACATAAGTGTCCCCCGGAGTCTTTGCCTCCCATTCAGACATTTCTGGGACTCGCCAAATAAACAACAAGCATTTTTTTGGGGCTATTTAAATACCCCAAAAGACAACAGCCTTGTTGACCAAAGTGCCACCCCACCTGTCTTTGATGTCAGAGACGTCCCCTGTGGTGGTCCTGGAGCGGCGGAACCTGTTGCTGCAGGTCCAGAGGTTGCCGGTGAAGAGGCTGACGACAGCGCTCCCGCCACAGACACGGACTGAGCCGGCATCCTGGCCGTGGTCACGGATACCCCCGCGTTGGGTGTAGTTATCCCCCCAGCTCCGCCCTGGAACACTGCACGGGTAAGGGAGATCTGGGTGGGGGACATGTGGCCGGCGGAGGCCTGGAGCGCCGGGACGGTCGCGACAGCAGACGCTGGCGAGGTGGTAATGGCCGGGGCAGGCTTAAGGATAaaagtggtggtggtagtagtggtttTGGCCTTGCCGAGCGAGCCGCCCGCCGAAAGCGAGGAGACGGGGAAGTTGACCAGAGTTCCTCCCTGGCCATTGGTCATCGATAACGGCAGCTGGATGAGGAGCGGTTGGCCCCCCGCCATCAAGCTGCTCCCGCTGGCGGTCTTCAGCAGCAGCGTGCCTGTGGGGCTCTGAGTGGTGATGCCCGTGGCCAAGTTGGAGCCGGCGTTAGACGTGGTGGTGATCAGCTGGAGGATGGGGGCCTGTGAAACCATGGCGGAGGAAGTGGGCGTATGGGCCAGACTTGAGATCGGAACCGACATGGATGGATTTACTGAGGGAGAAAGTAAGAGACATGTTTCAGAATGTGACATTTTGTGCTCCTTCACTCCTTGAAGTCAACGAAAGTGTGCAGAAACCAGGAGCAGATTGTTCGCCATTATGTCCATGCATTATTTTATTGCTCACATGCAACCAGCTATTGTAGCATGAACATGCCGATATGCTCAatcacacactcgcacacacccCACGGACACTTAAAGGATGAGGCGGGCATCTTGTAAATAATAGTGTAAATAAATCccagaccaaaaccaacaatgcgTTAAGTCTATTTTTAATTACGTTCTGGACCCTCAGGCGGTAAACTTCatttgttgtaaaaaaacaacaaatcctCTTGACAGCTGGgcgctgttgtttgtttgtactcAAACAAGAGTAAACAGTAATGAGACCATTTTCAGCCCCGATTCTGTCTGCTAGTGcgtatttacagcagcaggaaggcACGTGTTGCACTGACTCTTCACTTAACTTAGGCCCCTCCCTGTTTGGACACCCAGGAAACACTTGTTGGAAGGATtaattcattgtttgttttggtcttttgaATCGGTCTCTCCCACATCCAGATACAGAACCACacggagaacatgcaaactccacgtGGGAAAACCGTGGGAGGCAGGATTCAAATTAGTAAAAAATTTTTTGGGAGGTGACGTCGCCAACCATTGTGCTTCCGGTTATTCTTATCAtaaaggaaaagacaaacacaacattcaGCTTAATAGGAAATCCTGCTACTTACCGACTGTGCTGGACGAAGAAGCGCTTGTCGCAATCTGCTTTAGCTCCATGGAAGTGCGGACTGGCCTGTTTAGAAAGATTGCTTATGCTTAGAGCTGCTTTTATCCATTTAAGGGAGACGGATGAATGTGGTACGGTGGTTTCATTTTATTCAGTTGCATACATCATAGATGTCATATTTGAACAACTTCTGGGGAGATGCCAACTCATAATTGACGTGACATGTCCGACTTTTCATTAAAGCATTCATCAGTATGGACTGCAAGCATAGTTTTCAAGTGTGATGCCGGATATCCTTTTTCATATCTGAAAGAAATTTGTATAAACGCTGACGGAAAACCTAAATGCCATGATATCTGGAGGAAACTTTTTGGATCATTTCAGCGATGCATAATGACAATTGTCCCAGTGTGCTTCTGTGCAGACGGTCAAAGTGGCGCTGCAGTTCGGTCTCCGTACTCCCGAAAAAATTCCGGTCTTCGCTCCACACGCAGTATTTCGTTGATGACGTCGCGGATCTCTCTCCAGCCGTCACAAGACAGCACAGGGAACCGGCGCTCAATGTACATCCTCATTGTCCTCCTCAGGTTGGCGGGCAGAGCCTCCTTGCCCATCAATCCGACATAATTGACCTTCGACACCCAGTCGCAGTAGACGTTGTATGGGACTAGGTAGCGGAATAAATAGGACGCGTAGCGGTCGGCTCTGGGATTCCCTGAGCTCCTCTTGCAGTTGTGGTACAGCCCTTTCTCCAAGGTGGACGTGATTGGGCGCAGTTTAATGTCCCCTCGGCATTTTCCTTCGTTGTACTCGGCCAGCTTTTTCGCCATGGCAATGTGACGCGACATAtctttgtcctcttcctcctctattcccaactcttcctccttcttgaCAGGCAGTGCGGGAGTCTTACCGACAGAGGGCGCCACTCCCTCTCTGTGCGTCTCCGGCTGCGGCTCTACTGTCTGCCGACGGAGCACGCTGTTGGGAGGAGAGGTGCAGTTTTAACCACACTCTGCACTGCCTGAGGAAACGGCTTCACATTGTAGAACGTCACAAGACTCAGGACCTGGACCAcgcgggggaggaggggggtacTTTGCAGGTGCGAAACACGGACTGAGTGTGtttatttggtttgtttgtttattccaaACCTGTCTTAAGAACTATATGAAAGTTAAAAgagtttggaaaaaaaaagtagatcCCGACAACCCGAACAGGGGGACTTGGAATCTTGGGTTCCTAAAACGGGATGGGTTTGGAGGATGTAGGGATTCTTTATTGTGTCCGTTAGTTTTTGAATTCAGTCTCTGGTGACTACAGATAGCAACCCGGGACAATGTCAACTATTCTCGCTGTGAACGGCTCCGTGCGTTGTACTGGCTTCAGTCCGGTATTGTCACGTTCATACAAAGGCCAAATTATGTTCACACAAAATACCAACGTGCACAGACTGCTGCATGATTCAAAGATAACATGTTTCAATTTTAATCATGAGCTTGCACTGAGGTGATTTaggaaaaatattaaaatcactTCCAAAAAGGAGAACCTCCTTTCTAAATTCATAAGGTAGCACATATGTAGTATGGCTGACAGGGACTTAAGAGGAGATATTGctctgtgcacaaacacacttaccGTTGAAATTGAGGGCTGTTCGTAACGGTTACGGTcttggcggcggcggcggtggcggctgCAGCCGCGGCTGTGACAGCAGCGAGGGCCTGCAGAAAACCGGACGGCATGCGGTCAGAACATCTTCAGAGACTATCTCTTCCATACCAGGTGCAAAGATGTCAGCGCGTAGCAAAAATTAAAACCAtttcttacttcctgtttccttttgttctccGACGCCTGATTGGCCTCTCCAAACTTCTTTGTCAGGCGGTTTATCTTGGCCTAAACAAACgccgcagagagagagagagagagagagagagagagagagagagagcctttagaTTCGGGAAGTGATTTTCAGCAGCTCCTAACCTGCACAGTACTAATCAGGAACAAAAAGGGCACCGGCTAAGTGCCGCATGCGATGGACCGTCTACTTACTTGGAGCATGGTGATGGCGGTTTGGTGTTTAGGGGCAGAGTCGATCTTGTCCACGCGTTCCTTCAGCTCTTGGAAATGTTTGTCAAAAATGGTCAGCTCCAGGACCTTCAGCCGTTCATCGACCAGCTGTTGCACAATCTGAGAAGGAATGTCAGGAGAAGGATTAGAAAAGAGGCAACGGTTGAGCAGTGAAAGATCCCCCGTTAGCTCAGACCCCGGCGTAGATGCTCGTACAAACCTTTTCAAGTTTGTGGTGGCCGCCGGCTTTTGCGGTGAATTTAAATTCCAGTTTTGCCTCCAGCTCCTGGCGCTCCACCTTGggcctcttcccctctctttttACAGTTTGTCCATCTTTTTCAAAGCCCTCCGACAAAGTGCGCTTCAGTCCCGACGTGGtgcccttctcctcctgcactacttggggaaacaaagaacacaAACGCAGACTAGTACCTTGAATGCATAACATGCTTGCTGGCACTGTTCTGTTGAGGGTCGGTCTCCGTCACCCTCTGTTGAAGCAGGATAAGAACAGAACATGCGAAACAGATTTCATAAACACTAATACATGAGAGGTTAATTGCATGGTCACTCTATATACACTAGTTTTAACCGTTGTCATGGAAAGCTAGGTAGTCGAACTGCATACAGTCTTTAGAGCTCCCAGTCCAATCACGTTTAAACTGAACCATCGGAtgagaaagcaaagaaaaactGAGCCTCTATCAGAAACTATGGTCCTGAGACATAACCATGACTATAAAATAGATCTGTTTTGGGTGATTCTTCACTTTACACCGAAGAGTTTGCCACATCAGACCAAGAGTGGTAATTTGTAATTGTATCGAACAagtaatgttaaatatgtacatattttatttcaaatgctTCCTAGGGAGTAATGTTGCCAAGTAGTTTCTCAAATGAAGAACGTCAACAACAACCTGCACTCAgaatattataatttataaataataacatgcaATTATACGTTAAAAAAACCAATTGAACCGCTGATTCAGCCTTAGAGGTTCTCGTGCCCTGGGTGTGGTCTTAGCTCTGTTTACCAAGGTACCCGATTCTGGCTTCAGTGCCTTCCGTAGGTTCTGACAACGCAGAATACTTGCTCTTAAATATAACATGATGTGCATCTTAAAGAATCTTAAAAGTGAGGCTCGATTTGACAAGTCACAGGAAGTAGGTCGCCGCTCTGTGTGACATCACTCGTGATTCTCCGCACTGACAATCAGACTACAAATCTGACAGAAAATTTAAATGACATCTTATTAACATGTAATAGAGCCTCTATTGCTAGCAGAGTCTCATAATTTTGAAGCATAACATTTCCATAGCCTCCCATTTCAGGTCTCTGTTGGTTCAACGAGAGAACAGAAACTTAAAGCTCTGCTGGAATACAAATATTGAATGACATATCTAATATTACTGCTATTTCCTTTGGCTTTTATATTGAACAATGTCCACTTTCTCATACCTGTATTAGATGGTGGAGTGGAAGAGGGCCGAgatgtcttttttgtttgtccaaCTTCAGCCTTTTCCTTTTTGGTCGAGTCtacctccatcttttcctcacTGATTGATCCTTTCTTCGCACCCTTCTCTTCTTTATTGTCCCCCACTTTGACTTCCTTGTCCTGTTTCAGATCCTTAGAAGAGGACGCTGGACGAGACGAGGAAGGACAAGGAAGAGAGGAAACGGAAGTGGTAGATTTGGGGCAAGAAGgcttttcctcttttattttggcCGCGGGGTCCTTGGCCTTTGCAGTGTCACTACCAGTATCCATTGGTTCTGTGCAGTCAGACGCGGGTACGGGCGAACATGGAGACAAACCTTTGACAGAATTCTTTGACAAATCTACAACTGGGTCCTCTGTTGAAGTCTGGTCCTCCTGGGGAAGAACATAATTAACCATTGATTAATTATCAATCCACACTACTATTAACAAAGTATAAAGCAGTGTGTGACAAACAAGTTCCCAAGAAATTCTGTGCATTCACCTCTTTCTTTTCCATCTTTGGGGTCACCTCAGAGTCTTTTTCCTGGTTTTCCTTAAATTCTGTTGATGCTGGTGTAACGGACTCCTTTGATGAGGACACTGGTgagactttcttttccttcggctccacctcctcctcctcgtcgtccatCTTTTTCAGTTCAAAGTTCAGTGAGTGGAATGGTGACGTGGGAGAAGTCGGAGTTTCGTCCTTCTCTTTTGGACTTTGCGACGAGGCCGGGGACGGAGACAGATTGAGGGACAGGAAAGGAGTAGGGGAGACGGGGGACGTGGCTCGGGGGGAGTTTGAGTCCGAGGTGTTGTTTTGCTCCCTGTCCCCCGCTTTTGGGCCGTCCTCTTTGTGCGTGCCGTTCACtagaggcggcggcggcgatgTGTCTGACATACTCGGACCGGCTGTCAACAAAGTGCCATGAAGACTATCCAGTTGCTGCCGGTCGCTGATCTTCATGGTTTTCCTGGCACggaaaatcttcttcttttcctcggTTACAACAACTTCCATTGCTGCCTGTGGAGGGACATGGAGAGATCAGATGCTATCAGAAGGCTTGATGAATCTggcgggaaaaaaaaacaaaaaaaacataaaacccCTGAGTTGTTGGCAGGAAAAGTACAGTCTCTCCCGCTTATGAGCCTGCCCTGGACTTTACGCACTGCATGGTCCAGAAATGGCTGCAGGGTTTCAGACCAAACACTAGAGGTCACTGTGGAGCCCCGTGGCGTTCCTGTTTGTTCTTTTCTGGAGGGTTCTTCATTTAACCGACTGCCTGAGTCTTTATTAAAATTTGACAAGCAAAATCAGACAGATCCTCACTGCCCGATCACACAGCGATGTATCCGTCCAACAGTGACAACAGCCAAGCTGCAGCGCAGTAAGCCACAGAGGCTTTTTTCACGTCACTCAGAAAAAACTGCTCTGACAAATTCCACCTCTTTCCTTAATTTCCTAATCAACCTCTGGACTTCATGTTTGCCAAAGCCCCAATCCCGAGAACAGAAATGGCATTCAAGTTAATGGCAGCAGCCAAACCTTCCTCCCACCCCTCTCCCCCCGCAATCCTATTGGTTCAGGCCTCAGCGAATCAGAACGGGCAAGTCAAGGCTGTGTTGGCAGCAGTGAAGAGGTTATGCAAAACCTGGATGAATTTTTTACGTACGTAGGTCTGACTGTTGCACACATTGTAGTGTTTAGGCTAGTTGTGAAATGTCATATGCATTCACttcatgtgtatttattttgacatgcaTACGTGTGCGTTATAATTTTAACTTCTTTTAATGGTAGTCCCAAAATGAAAGCTTTGTGCTGCAGAAGACTTGTCCTTAGCTGCAGTAAGATTCTCATTCTACATTCAGTAGCAAACATGAATGTgctataaatattaaataacatGCGGCGCATACACTTAGTAGATTATCTATGGATAACTCACCTTCAACCCGAGAGATTCTTGGTCATTGATTTATCACAGAATCCTTCGACAAcctgagaggaaaaagagattAGATATTTAGCAAATTCTATATTACTGCTTCAAACTAGGAAGTCGACATCAACTATGTATTAAATCCACAGAGCATGCGAATGGAAGTGGCCCCTTAAATGTAGCTCTTCTGAATTAAGAGGCCTATCCCCATCCCTTGAGCTGAAACTGAGCCCGTGGCACCAAAAGTAGATATGCATTTGTGAACAAATTTCATCAAACTGAAGGTACAATTATGTTGATGGCAATTAAGTACATCCACAATTATTACGAATTCATTGATTACCCTTgtggacaaaaaataaataaaattatatatatatatatatatatatatatatatatagatagatagatagatagatagatagatagatagatagatagatagatagatagatagatagatagatagatagatagacagatagacacagacacagacacagacagtgacTGAGATTGTTGTGACATCTGAACATTACTCCAGTCGTGCTTTTCTTTCCCAACAAATCTTAAAAGGATATTTCCTAAAACTAAAGCTGACTAATAAGCTGTTTGCAGGCTAACAATTAGAGACGTGGCATTCTAATCAATCACacgaaaaaaatgaaaaatggggacagagagaggaactACAAGAAAGAGGCTTTCAAAATGTTCCCGACCCGCGT is a genomic window containing:
- the atf7ip gene encoding activating transcription factor 7-interacting protein 1 isoform X2, giving the protein MEVVVTEEKKKIFRARKTMKISDRQQLDSLHGTLLTAGPSMSDTSPPPPLVNGTHKEDGPKAGDREQNNTSDSNSPRATSPVSPTPFLSLNLSPSPASSQSPKEKDETPTSPTSPFHSLNFELKKMDDEEEEVEPKEKKVSPVSSSKESVTPASTEFKENQEKDSEVTPKMEKKEEDQTSTEDPVVDLSKNSVKGLSPCSPVPASDCTEPMDTGSDTAKAKDPAAKIKEEKPSCPKSTTSVSSLPCPSSSRPASSSKDLKQDKEVKVGDNKEEKGAKKGSISEEKMEVDSTKKEKAEVGQTKKTSRPSSTPPSNTVQEEKGTTSGLKRTLSEGFEKDGQTVKREGKRPKVERQELEAKLEFKFTAKAGGHHKLEKIVQQLVDERLKVLELTIFDKHFQELKERVDKIDSAPKHQTAITMLQAKINRLTKKFGEANQASENKRKQEALAAVTAAAAAATAAAAKTVTVTNSPQFQRPVRTSMELKQIATSASSSSTVVNPSMSVPISSLAHTPTSSAMVSQAPILQLITTTSNAGSNLATGITTQSPTGTLLLKTASGSSLMAGGQPLLIQLPLSMTNGQGGTLVNFPVSSLSAGGSLGKAKTTTTTTTFILKPAPAITTSPASAVATVPALQASAGHMSPTQISLTRAVFQGGAGGITTPNAGVSVTTARMPAQSVSVAGALSSASSPATSGPAATGSAAPGPPQGTSLTSKTDNQATGSTPSKAAASAGRPKGSVIDLTEDDDDVQVTGVKSATVAAHSPTQRPSPVISIPSSAALRSSPQSIQSVSSNPQLTVHHRPLQDSSLKPRPVATATPTRSSSVVLPPLPAVPTLSRIPPEAERSSPPQQPQLKLVPSQTGIVLSWCVTETDRTCAAVDSYHLYAFHQDNSNTSAAQQHWKKIGEVNALPLPMACTLTQFQSGSTYHFAVRAKDIYGRFGSFCEPQCTNVINSSSS
- the atf7ip gene encoding activating transcription factor 7-interacting protein 1 isoform X1 is translated as MEVVVTEEKKKIFRARKTMKISDRQQLDSLHGTLLTAGPSMSDTSPPPPLVNGTHKEDGPKAGDREQNNTSDSNSPRATSPVSPTPFLSLNLSPSPASSQSPKEKDETPTSPTSPFHSLNFELKKMDDEEEEVEPKEKKVSPVSSSKESVTPASTEFKENQEKDSEVTPKMEKKEEDQTSTEDPVVDLSKNSVKGLSPCSPVPASDCTEPMDTGSDTAKAKDPAAKIKEEKPSCPKSTTSVSSLPCPSSSRPASSSKDLKQDKEVKVGDNKEEKGAKKGSISEEKMEVDSTKKEKAEVGQTKKTSRPSSTPPSNTVVQEEKGTTSGLKRTLSEGFEKDGQTVKREGKRPKVERQELEAKLEFKFTAKAGGHHKLEKIVQQLVDERLKVLELTIFDKHFQELKERVDKIDSAPKHQTAITMLQAKINRLTKKFGEANQASENKRKQEALAAVTAAAAAATAAAAKTVTVTNSPQFQRPVRTSMELKQIATSASSSSTVVNPSMSVPISSLAHTPTSSAMVSQAPILQLITTTSNAGSNLATGITTQSPTGTLLLKTASGSSLMAGGQPLLIQLPLSMTNGQGGTLVNFPVSSLSAGGSLGKAKTTTTTTTFILKPAPAITTSPASAVATVPALQASAGHMSPTQISLTRAVFQGGAGGITTPNAGVSVTTARMPAQSVSVAGALSSASSPATSGPAATGSAAPGPPQGTSLTSKTDNQATGSTPSKAAASAGRPKGSVIDLTEDDDDVQVTGVKSATVAAHSPTQRPSPVISIPSSAALRSSPQSIQSVSSNPQLTVHHRPLQDSSLKPRPVATATPTRSSSVVLPPLPAVPTLSRIPPEAERSSPPQQPQLKLVPSQTGIVLSWCVTETDRTCAAVDSYHLYAFHQDNSNTSAAQQHWKKIGEVNALPLPMACTLTQFQSGSTYHFAVRAKDIYGRFGSFCEPQCTNVINSSSS